Proteins from one Chroococcidiopsis sp. CCMEE 29 genomic window:
- a CDS encoding ABC transporter permease, which produces MVRPKRIIAQTLKELTQLGRDRLTLALALALPLLLLLLFGFAVSLDVNKINLAIQDLDRTPASREYIATFERTNKFNIVAQGPAVNVPRLLDQGRVSAGLIIPPEFTRDLQRSGRAVEVQILIDGTDANTATIVRGYAKATTNAFVDRQGSNAPPVSLQSRLWYNPGLETLRYIGPGAVAITVTLFPALLAGLATSKEKEQGTILQVYASSLTGAEYLVGKAAAFWLVGMAEVLLVNLEAWLFFGLWFAGDPTPMILGSMLYIACGVFWGIFLGSNTGTQSAAIQAVAFTAFLLSLQLSGFIYPVSNIPIGIRWISDLIPARHYILITRDAYARGVGWLGVWFPVLALALLASFFFFLAWRKLQKMQVGS; this is translated from the coding sequence ATGGTACGACCCAAACGCATCATTGCCCAAACCCTCAAAGAACTAACGCAACTCGGGCGCGATCGCCTGACCTTGGCGCTGGCGCTGGCGTTACCCTTATTGCTGCTGCTGCTGTTTGGCTTTGCTGTGTCCTTGGATGTCAACAAAATAAACCTTGCTATCCAAGATCTAGACCGTACACCCGCGAGCCGCGAGTATATTGCCACGTTTGAGCGGACAAACAAGTTCAACATAGTGGCACAAGGACCAGCAGTAAATGTGCCGCGACTGCTAGATCAAGGCAGAGTCTCAGCCGGGTTGATTATCCCTCCAGAGTTTACGCGAGATTTGCAGCGATCGGGGCGCGCTGTAGAAGTACAAATTTTGATAGATGGTACTGATGCCAACACTGCCACGATTGTCAGGGGCTATGCTAAGGCGACTACCAATGCTTTTGTAGATCGGCAGGGTAGTAATGCTCCTCCCGTAAGTCTCCAGTCTCGGCTGTGGTACAACCCTGGCTTAGAAACCTTGAGATACATTGGTCCAGGGGCTGTTGCAATTACTGTCACGCTGTTTCCCGCGCTACTGGCTGGCTTAGCAACATCAAAAGAGAAGGAACAAGGCACTATTCTCCAAGTTTACGCATCTAGCCTTACCGGCGCAGAGTACCTAGTGGGTAAGGCGGCGGCATTCTGGCTGGTGGGTATGGCAGAGGTGTTGTTAGTTAACCTGGAAGCATGGCTGTTCTTCGGGCTGTGGTTTGCTGGCGACCCCACACCCATGATTCTGGGTTCAATGCTTTACATTGCCTGCGGTGTATTTTGGGGCATCTTTCTGGGCAGTAATACCGGAACCCAGAGTGCTGCGATCCAGGCAGTGGCATTCACCGCATTCTTGTTGTCACTGCAACTTTCCGGCTTCATTTACCCAGTATCTAATATTCCAATCGGCATCCGTTGGATTTCAGATCTGATTCCAGCCCGGCACTACATTCTCATCACTCGCGATGCTTATGCTCGCGGTGTAGGTTGGTTAGGGGTTTGGTTTCCAGTCTTAGCTTTAGCACTGCTGGCAAGCTTCTTTTTCTTCTTAGCTTGGCGGAAATTGCAGAAGATGCAAGTGGGGTCTTAA
- a CDS encoding ATP-binding cassette domain-containing protein gives MTQTIPVTASVERTHAPVISIRDLRHRYGKQTHEAVAGINLDIYPGEIFGLIGPDGAGKTTTFQILSGVMPHKGDIVEVLGSRPRDMRLHMGYLTQRFSLYPDLSILENLRYAAGLREVTDAAFKSRSEYYLGLLDLAQFKDRLAGRLSGGMKQKLSLCSVLIHQPQILLLDEPTTGVDPVSRREFWDILAQLAATEGITTVVATPYLDEAERCSRIALMYEGKIQQCDTVAKVKASLKVQRLEVYLPAAQLDQAEDILKQNANLQDLVSDVQRFGERLDILTAQPQQTSDEIWQILKQQQLQIQNLAIDTPTLENTFVARLRELKGDSSGANYPRIYRQAKSSGTAIGAQNLNKVFGDFHAVKQINLDIKYGEVFGLLGANGAGKTTTIKILCGLLPASSGRVTLAGETGALRSAQVRQQIGYMSQKFTLYDDLTIEQNLEFYCGVYGVPRRHRRAKKNWVLQMSDLVGKEDMLTADLPGGWKQRVAFGAAVMHEPKVLFLDEPTSGVDPLARRQFWRWINSFAREGMAVLVTTHYLEEAEQCHRLGFMVAGELVIQGSSRQVKSEQPGQLVEWECDPLQKASDLLKEKFNRWRVSIFGSRLHTVLDTPSAEIGEIQSWLLQAGVAVHSHREIEFSLEDVFISVVEQARQRGLNVPVD, from the coding sequence ATGACCCAAACTATCCCAGTAACCGCTTCAGTAGAGCGCACTCACGCCCCTGTAATCTCGATCCGCGATCTGCGGCACCGCTATGGCAAACAAACTCATGAAGCTGTAGCGGGCATCAACTTGGACATCTATCCAGGTGAGATTTTTGGGCTGATCGGTCCTGATGGGGCAGGCAAGACCACAACGTTTCAGATTCTCTCAGGAGTGATGCCTCACAAGGGCGACATTGTCGAAGTGCTTGGTTCCCGTCCGCGAGATATGCGCCTGCACATGGGCTACCTTACCCAGCGCTTCAGTTTATACCCAGACCTGAGCATTTTGGAAAACTTGCGTTACGCAGCAGGTTTGCGCGAGGTGACTGACGCAGCCTTCAAATCCCGTAGTGAGTATTATCTGGGTTTATTGGACTTAGCACAGTTCAAAGACCGCTTAGCAGGTCGCCTCTCAGGGGGAATGAAGCAGAAGCTTAGCCTTTGCTCTGTACTGATTCATCAACCACAGATCTTGCTGTTGGATGAGCCGACTACGGGTGTAGATCCAGTTTCGCGCCGTGAGTTCTGGGACATTCTGGCGCAGCTTGCTGCCACTGAAGGTATAACCACAGTGGTTGCCACACCCTACCTGGATGAGGCTGAGCGCTGTTCGCGGATTGCGCTGATGTATGAGGGCAAAATTCAGCAGTGCGACACCGTTGCCAAGGTAAAGGCGAGCCTAAAGGTGCAACGATTGGAAGTTTACCTGCCCGCAGCGCAGCTAGATCAAGCCGAAGACATTCTGAAGCAAAACGCCAATTTACAGGATTTGGTTTCAGACGTGCAACGGTTTGGGGAACGTCTAGATATCCTCACAGCGCAGCCGCAGCAAACCAGCGATGAAATTTGGCAGATCTTGAAGCAGCAACAGCTGCAAATCCAAAATTTGGCGATTGATACCCCAACTTTAGAGAACACCTTTGTTGCTCGCCTGCGGGAACTTAAAGGTGACAGTTCAGGTGCGAATTACCCCCGGATTTATCGCCAAGCAAAATCTTCTGGAACAGCGATCGGCGCGCAAAATCTGAATAAAGTTTTCGGTGACTTTCATGCTGTGAAGCAAATCAACTTAGATATCAAATATGGTGAAGTCTTCGGTCTGCTGGGTGCGAATGGTGCTGGTAAGACGACCACGATCAAAATACTGTGTGGCTTGCTTCCAGCTAGTTCTGGTAGAGTCACACTGGCGGGTGAAACGGGTGCATTACGGAGCGCCCAAGTGCGTCAGCAAATCGGCTATATGTCGCAGAAGTTTACCCTCTACGACGACCTGACGATTGAACAAAATCTGGAGTTTTACTGCGGTGTCTATGGGGTGCCACGCCGTCATCGGCGGGCGAAGAAAAACTGGGTACTGCAAATGAGTGACCTCGTAGGTAAAGAGGATATGCTTACTGCTGACTTGCCAGGTGGTTGGAAGCAGCGGGTCGCTTTTGGCGCAGCGGTGATGCACGAACCCAAAGTTTTGTTTCTCGACGAGCCGACTTCTGGTGTCGATCCGCTGGCACGACGGCAATTTTGGCGCTGGATTAATTCTTTTGCGCGTGAAGGCATGGCAGTGCTGGTAACCACGCACTACCTGGAAGAAGCTGAACAGTGTCACCGTTTGGGCTTCATGGTAGCTGGGGAACTGGTGATTCAAGGAAGCTCACGTCAGGTGAAATCAGAGCAGCCTGGGCAGTTAGTGGAATGGGAGTGTGATCCCCTGCAAAAGGCTTCGGATTTGCTGAAGGAAAAGTTTAATCGCTGGCGAGTCTCTATTTTCGGTTCCCGCTTACACACAGTTTTAGATACTCCTAGCGCTGAGATTGGAGAAATCCAATCCTGGCTTTTGCAGGCTGGAGTCGCTGTTCACAGCCACCGTGAAATTGAGTTTTCCCTAGAAGACGTGTTCATTAGTGTAGTGGAGCAGGCGCGGCAGCGCGGTCTGAATGTACCAGTGGATTAG
- a CDS encoding MBL fold metallo-hydrolase: MFSHPLPNQSNRSPKLPQAIWDNIFAFPPNRDTLGGTAYFIVENEANILIDCPAWDDTNQKFLHHLGGIRWLFLTHRGAIGKTREIQEAFGCEVLVQEQEAYLLPGLRVIKFQQEFTLSNLAQAIWTPGHSPGSSCLYYADEGGVLFSGRHLLPNQQGEPVPLRTAKTFHWSRQLKSIQLLIDRFTPETLHYLCPGANTGFLRGKRVVDRAYDQLTSLDLAALLQAKVLF; the protein is encoded by the coding sequence ATGTTTTCTCATCCCTTACCTAATCAGTCGAATCGTTCTCCCAAATTACCTCAGGCTATTTGGGACAACATTTTTGCATTTCCACCCAATAGAGATACTTTAGGAGGAACCGCTTATTTCATTGTAGAAAACGAAGCGAACATCCTGATCGATTGTCCGGCTTGGGACGATACCAACCAGAAATTTCTGCATCATTTAGGGGGAATCAGGTGGCTATTTCTCACCCACCGGGGTGCAATTGGGAAAACGCGAGAAATTCAGGAAGCCTTTGGTTGTGAAGTTTTGGTGCAAGAACAGGAAGCTTATTTATTGCCAGGATTAAGAGTAATTAAGTTTCAGCAGGAGTTTACTCTTAGTAATCTAGCTCAAGCGATTTGGACCCCCGGACATTCTCCTGGTTCCTCCTGCCTTTATTACGCTGATGAGGGTGGCGTGTTGTTCTCTGGGCGTCATCTGCTGCCGAATCAGCAAGGAGAACCAGTGCCCTTGCGGACAGCCAAAACCTTTCACTGGTCCCGACAGCTTAAGAGCATTCAATTACTGATTGACCGTTTTACACCAGAAACTCTTCATTATCTCTGCCCTGGTGCCAATACTGGCTTTCTCCGAGGCAAACGGGTAGTTGATCGTGCCTACGATCAATTAACTAGCCTAGATTTAGCAGCTTTGCTTCAGGCTAAAGTCTTGTTTTAG
- a CDS encoding ABC transporter permease, translating into MLAQLLDNILGSRFWALFQKEFAQIFRNRQLVIQLLVPPTVFLILFGFALNPDFQNLKVGVTDYSHSSASREFIEIFDQTDAFVISRYYANQQAMATDLATGQLTVGITIPPEFADDIARRRTVQVQALYDAVDANTASIASSYITQLVSDYNLRQLNHRGSAASTVSRGNQVQVQASVFYNPGLETSWFIVSGMFGIVLTVIGSQAAASLVVREKEAGTIEQLIMTPASNTEVILAKVCPLLILLTVDVLIALVVARLVFSVPLRGNLLVFLIITVLYFWVGISIGILIASYAKSEQQTQLTAFFINPPLVLLCGAITPISAMPTFVQWLTYLDPLRYFIEVCRGVLLKGVGLETLWPQVLVLLSFATVLMTLSIRQFRRQLS; encoded by the coding sequence ATGTTGGCGCAATTATTGGACAATATTCTGGGCAGCCGCTTCTGGGCGTTATTCCAAAAAGAATTCGCTCAGATCTTTCGTAACCGTCAGCTCGTAATTCAATTGCTGGTGCCGCCCACAGTCTTTTTGATATTATTTGGCTTTGCTCTTAATCCTGACTTTCAAAACCTCAAGGTTGGTGTTACGGACTACAGCCACAGCAGTGCCTCCCGTGAGTTTATTGAGATCTTCGACCAGACCGATGCGTTTGTTATTAGCCGATACTACGCCAATCAACAGGCAATGGCTACAGATCTGGCAACTGGTCAGCTGACAGTCGGTATCACGATTCCGCCAGAATTTGCTGATGACATTGCCCGCAGGCGCACAGTCCAAGTGCAAGCGCTGTACGATGCTGTAGATGCTAACACGGCAAGCATTGCTTCCAGCTATATCACTCAATTGGTCAGTGACTACAACTTGCGGCAACTAAACCACCGTGGTAGTGCTGCTAGCACGGTTTCTAGGGGCAATCAAGTGCAGGTTCAGGCTTCGGTGTTTTACAATCCGGGGCTGGAAACCTCCTGGTTTATCGTGTCCGGGATGTTCGGGATTGTGCTTACAGTCATCGGTTCCCAAGCCGCTGCATCTTTGGTGGTGCGGGAAAAAGAAGCAGGGACGATCGAGCAGTTGATCATGACTCCAGCCTCTAACACAGAGGTGATCCTAGCCAAGGTGTGTCCATTACTGATTCTGCTGACTGTCGATGTTTTAATTGCTCTTGTTGTGGCAAGGTTGGTGTTTAGTGTGCCGCTGCGAGGTAATTTACTGGTGTTCCTAATAATTACCGTGCTTTACTTCTGGGTGGGAATCAGCATTGGCATCCTGATTGCTTCCTACGCTAAAAGTGAACAGCAGACACAGTTGACAGCTTTCTTTATTAATCCACCTCTAGTTCTCCTTTGTGGAGCTATCACCCCAATATCTGCGATGCCCACCTTCGTGCAATGGCTCACTTATCTAGACCCCTTGCGCTACTTTATCGAAGTTTGTCGTGGGGTGCTGCTCAAGGGAGTTGGTCTGGAGACGCTTTGGCCTCAGGTGCTAGTGCTACTAAGTTTCGCCACAGTGTTAATGACCCTAAGTATCCGCCAGTTCCGGCGTCAACTAAGTTAA